The Lonchura striata isolate bLonStr1 chromosome 13, bLonStr1.mat, whole genome shotgun sequence DNA window TCAGCCTGGGCAGGGGAAAGCCAGTCCTGCAGGGGCTCAGAAGATCTCTCTCCTCTCAGGagaggggctgctccagcttcTCCAGTGCCTCCTGCAGGGGAGGTCTCCAGAGGGCAGTCACAGTGCCATGGGACCTGCTGGCTCTAACTCATGGGGATGCCAGGGACAGCCatgggctggaggcagctgtgGGCACCACCAATCCCCAGTGGAGGAGTGGGATATCTGGAAACGGCCACCCCATGAGCTGGCACTGCACAACAGAGCTGGGGGTCTCAGCAGGAGTTTATTGAGGATGTGGGGGAGGTGGGAGCAGTGCCAAAGGTAGCTCTTGGCTGCCAGGATCCTGAAGTGGTGTTTCACCAGGGTAAGACGTTCCCTTCCCAGTCCAGGAAGGCACCAGTGTCCTTCTcagagagggaggagaggaCCTTCAGCATCCCTTGCACGCTGTCATCCACTGtcacagggggctgtggggcagaaGAGGAGATGCAGCCCATGCCCAAGGCCTGGCTGggggccctggagcagctggagtcAGGGGAAAGCTGCTTCAGGGCAAAGGGAAAGCTGACAACCCCAGAGGGAGGGACTGAGACAAGAACTGAGGGAAGGGGGACACCCAGCACTAGGACAGGGGGAAATGCCCCAGCAGGGATTGGGCAGGCAGGGAAGTCATGGGCAGGGGCTCAGGACAGCAGCTCCCACCCACGTGAagtcagcagcagagctctgatGGACCCGCCCCGGTGCAATCCCTACCGCGTGTCCGGCACAGCTGCCCATGTCAGTTTGCACCCAGCCGGGGTGGAGAGCCACGCAGAGGATGCCGTGCTCCTTGTACGCCAGGGACTGGCACCTGCTCAGCATGTTCAGAGCAGCCTGTGGGGAGACAGGGAGGGGACGGTggtgggaggggaaggggggcTGCAAGGGGACCTGCAGCTGGCCAGGGCAGGGGAAGCAAAGGTGTGGCAGTACCTTGCTGCAGCGGTACGAGGTGATCTGCATCAACTCCCAACCATAGGAAGAAGCGATGGAGCCGCCAATGCTGGACATGTTGATGATGGCAgccttgctgcagctcagctctgagcctGGGCTCCCCTGGGCAGCCTTCTTCAGCAAGGGCAGAAACGCCTGCGAGGAGACAGGGGGGACAGGAGCACACATGGAcatggcacagggcaggggagaAGCTCCTTCCACACTGGGCAGCACTGACACCAGCACTGAGGcatcctccctcctcttccctgccaggctccagttcctgagctccagcccatgGCTCCGCAAGCTTCTTATAACTGAGAGTCCATTTGTAACCAGAGTGGAGGCAGGGTCCCCTTCCACCAGCCCTTCTTCATACtcccccaggacagcccagctTGGGTGAGGGTCTCACCTGGCCCATCAGCAGGGGTCCAACCGTGTTGGTGGTGTAAATCTCCCTCATGTCCTCAAATGTCTCGGTATCAAGTGTGTTCAGCTTCACAATTCCAGCATTGTTGATGAGGAGgttcagcccagagccccccaagTGCTCCCCAACCTTGGCTGCAGCTGCCTTGATGCTGGTGGGGTCGCTGACCTCTGCAGAGCCGACACAGGGGAGGTCAGAGCCTGTGTCCCCATGGTGGAGTCCCCTCTGTTCCTCCGGAGGTGGCAGTGCCCGATGGcgccgccggcaccggcccGTTGGCACAGCTCCCGCCCAGCACGGGGCTCCCGGGgtgtgcccagcctgggcacttGCCAGAGGAACTGGGGCAAAGGATCCACACCTCGGGGCACCTACCGAGcgggatgatgatgatgttgGGGTGCTTGGAAGCCAAATTCTGTAGCTCCTGAAAGAGAGGACACTGTGTAGGCATGGAGAGGCTGGAGGGGCTGTGCAGAggctcagccttccccaggCAAATCCCATGCCACTCCATCTCTGTCCCTGCATCACTTTGTGTCAGACAACTGTTCCAGCCACCACATCaatggggctctgtgccttctaTACATGCCATGTTTCATTCTCCCCTCCACGTATCCCATGCACAATTGGTCCTATGGTGTCCCAAACCAGCTGACCTGTGCTGTGGGTGCCtgactgcagctccagcccttggaaacaccattcctgatccagtcTCCCTCTGCTCAGTCTCACCTGCGCTCTCTGTCCCTTGGGGTCCCGACAGGTTGCAAAGATCCACTGAGGTGGGTTTGGCATCCTCAGGAAATGCTGGACGAGCCCCAGGCCGATGCCTCGGTTGGCCCCAGTCACCAGAAGAGAGCGGACGTGGAGCCCTGCcatgctgccctggctgtggctgcactgctcTTGCCTGGACCTTGCCACTGCCTTTTGCTACTTGGTTATCTCGCATGTTCCCATGAGGACTTGCATCAGCTCCAGGCTCTTGGAAATTCTCTGCCTGCACCTCAATCTCTTGGCTCTGGTCCATACCCATGATCCACTTCTCCTGCTGGCTGTGGAATGACGCAAAGGGAGACAAGTgtcctgcccaggcagggaatGCCCTGGGCAAGGTGTCTAGAGTGCTTCTTTATGTACCTTCCCCGCTCTACCAAACCTGAGCCTTTTGGTTTTCAGGGccagcactgtccctgtccttgcaGTGCGACACTCTCTCCCACCACCTCCCTCCCTCTTGGGATCCCAGGCCTGTCCCTCCCCTTGCCCAAGGTCAGGCAGGCAAGGCTGGACTCGCTGACTCTGCACAGTGCAGTTTGTTGGCCTTATTTCGTGCAATGCCAAAGCCAGGGTTGGGGATGGAGCAGTCAGGACAGGTGAATGTCATTTGAGGACttgaggatggagcagccaggacagacaAGTGTTCCTTGGCCACGAGAATAGGCTGAGAAACCTCAAAACCCCCAAGGACCCCTGGGAAAAACCTTCCAGGGCTGACCAGAATGACCCCTTTCCTCAGAGTCTGCTCTAACAGCACCTGTAATATTGAAATGTGATAGAAGGATaatccctgccccatccctggaacttTTCATGGACAGGCTGCATGGgcttctgagcaacctgatctagtgtaAGGCGTCCCTACTTGTTCAGGGGGGTTgaaactagatggtctttaacatcctttccagcccaaactatGGCTCTGTGATCCTATGATAAAATTCAGTTTTGCCCCTGGGTGTCACTTGGGTGTGGCTGGGAGCCAGGGCCGTGCCCAGGCACACACACTGCAGGTGAACATCCAGCCCCAGGGTGGTCCAGGGACTCCCCAGatctttcctgcagcagagactGAACCAACAGATGGATTGAACTCCCAGGGAAGCATCTCACTGATGGATTCAGGAGCTTTGGGACAGGCCTGAGGATCactgaatcatagaatcatccCCCAGGAGCTACTATTCCACCTAAAAATCAATGGAGAACCATGACCTGCATGTTTCCATGTGTCCCCACCACGCAGGGAGGATCTGGGCATCTGATGGATGACGGATGGATTGTACTTGGTGGTCTCAGGGATCTTTTCCTGTCTAAATGATTCTCTGACTCTATGATCCCATAGCCTTCCCAGCTGGTTCCTGCTGCAGCATCACTCAAACTGCACAGACCAATTGCAACAGTGGAAGATACACATTTAAGATAGTTCAGAGATGTTGTGTAGgtagtttaaaataattaataaccACTTATACAGGACATGATTGGCCAGGACTAGGGGGCATAAGCTTGTGGAAtgtctcctgctccagctggacaTGCTGCTCCAAGGTCCTTTGCAACTGGACAATGATGGGCTGACATGTTCAGGAGATCTGATCCTTCATCCAAATGCACCCTTTGCAGCTTTTGTCAGTAAGAGCAAACCCTGCTGCCTACTCTTCTGTGTGTGTAGTGAGTTGACCCTGGCTGAATGCCTCACATCCACCAAAGCCACTCTATCACTTCCCTCTGCAactggacaggggagagaaaaaatgtaacaaaggTTCATGAGCTGAGATAAGGTCCtggagagatcactcaccaaataccaccacaggcaaaacagactcaatCTGGGGATATTAATTGAATTTTGTTACTAACggaatcagagcaggataatgagaagataaatcttaaaaaaataccttCCCTCCACCACTCCCttcttcccagctctacctccccctgctcagcagtgcagggagccagggaatgggggttatggtcagttcatcacaggTTTTCCCTGTTGTGACTCAGGGAGAAGAGTTGggagtccttcccctgctgcagcATGGGGTCCGTCCCATGGCAGACAGTTCTACATGAACTTTTCCAACATGAGTCCATCTCCTAGGCAACAGTTCTCCACAAACTGCTGCAACGTGGATCACTCTTCCATGGGGTGCAGtccctctggcacagcttgCCCCAGCTTGGGCCCTCCATGGGGTCACAAGCCCTGCTGGGAAAACTGCTTCAGCATGAGCTCTtctctccacaggtctgcagATTTgtgccaggaccctgctccagcacaggcatCCCATGGGTTCACAGCCTCTTCTCAGGtatccacctgctccagcatgagcTCCTCCTGGgactgcaggtggatctctgcattccCATGGCCTCCATGGGCTTcgagggcacagctggctcaccatgggctgcacgagaatctcagctccagtgcctgagcacctcctccccctccttctgcactgaccttggtgtctgctgAGCTATTCCCCTCACGTATTCTCACTCAgctcttctctggctgcaattaCATCTGCACAataacttttttgttttcttcttaaatgTTATCACAAAAGCATTACCACTGTGGCTGAAGGgtttggccttggccagcaaCTCGTCTGTCC harbors:
- the LOC110476260 gene encoding C-signal, whose amino-acid sequence is MAGLHVRSLLVTGANRGIGLGLVQHFLRMPNPPQWIFATCRDPKGQRAQELQNLASKHPNIIIIPLEVSDPTSIKAAAAKVGEHLGGSGLNLLINNAGIVKLNTLDTETFEDMREIYTTNTVGPLLMGQAFLPLLKKAAQGSPGSELSCSKAAIINMSSIGGSIASSYGWELMQITSYRCSKAALNMLSRCQSLAYKEHGILCVALHPGWVQTDMGSCAGHAPPVTVDDSVQGMLKVLSSLSEKDTGAFLDWEGNVLPW